The sequence TGAACCTAGCCCGGACACGCGACTGCCTGACCTACGAAATGGGCGCGGTCTCGCCTGGGATTGATCCCGCGCACCCCTTCTACGGTATGTACCGCTTCAAGACGGGATTCGGCGGCAGGATCGAACTCAGAAGCGGCTCCTGGGACTTCCCCCTGAATCAGGACGCCTACAGGAGTTTCTGCAACGCGGAGCATCTGGACCGTTCCAGACCTGCGCCGCGTACGAGCCGAGACGGGGCACGTCATGTCTGACGAGGCAGATTACGCGAAAAAAAAGGTCATGACGCGGATCACCGTTGCGAGGCAGCCTGCTAGGCCTTTTTCTGCTGCTCGCTCATGAGCTGCTGCAGTTGTTGCTGCAGCTCCGAAATCTGTTGCAAATACGGGGCGGCCGCGCTTTGTTTCTGTTCAGGCGGCAGATTGCTGTCCATGATGTGCTTGACCTTGTCCATCAGGTCTTTGATGCGCTCCTTGATATCCTCGACCTGGCTGCCGGACCCGGAACCGCTCCCGGATGAGGACCCTTGCGCCGCGCTGACTGCGCCGCCTTGCACGTCGTCAGCCAAGCCCTCGGACGAGGTTTCGGCTGACCCGGCATCGCTTGCCGCTTCCCGATCCGTCGCGTGGACC is a genomic window of Desulfomicrobium baculatum DSM 4028 containing:
- a CDS encoding FlxA-like family protein, with the protein product MEIGGTHSIMGMRTDYAAQGRAPRDIPASQGDTVTLSAEAKRLMEYFRNKEVHATDREAASDAGSAETSSEGLADDVQGGAVSAAQGSSSGSGSGSGSQVEDIKERIKDLMDKVKHIMDSNLPPEQKQSAAAPYLQQISELQQQLQQLMSEQQKKA